A genomic region of Leptospira barantonii contains the following coding sequences:
- the dnaN gene encoding DNA polymerase III subunit beta has protein sequence MKIKVNTSEFLKAIHAVEGVISAREIKSVLSNLKIEAEGKEVFLSATDLEISIKTSVPAEVIQPGSISLPAKQLSSFFKTIHFEETTLSLEESDGESSIAYITDASGKNDYKSKISGMDAEEIKTISKVNSSQVSSFPSTLINDMIRKTSYAIAHEDQRFIFNGLYMIPDGTKLIFVGTDGRRLCKIERTLPSPLQFKDSIIVPAKAIREISKMIATSETGNIGLIDSQIYASANNIELLCKLIEGNFPNYEQVIPKSTKFSTSISKEEFQVSLRQVLTAAEEPSRQVRLTFSKNNLNLFAQTLGASEASINKPIEYSGDEVTIAFKGEYLMDIFRSIDDNEVKIEFSDSSSPVIFKDPSDPEFISVIMPMKL, from the coding sequence TTGAAAATCAAAGTCAATACATCGGAATTCTTAAAAGCAATTCATGCAGTGGAAGGTGTAATCTCCGCAAGAGAAATCAAATCCGTATTATCAAATCTTAAAATAGAAGCCGAAGGAAAGGAAGTTTTTCTTTCCGCAACCGATCTTGAAATTTCGATCAAAACTTCCGTGCCCGCAGAAGTCATTCAACCCGGAAGTATTTCGTTACCCGCAAAACAACTTTCCAGTTTTTTCAAAACGATTCACTTCGAAGAAACGACTTTGTCTTTGGAAGAATCCGACGGAGAATCTTCCATAGCTTACATTACGGACGCTTCCGGTAAGAACGATTACAAATCCAAGATCAGTGGAATGGATGCGGAAGAAATCAAAACGATTTCGAAAGTGAATTCTTCCCAAGTGTCTTCGTTTCCGAGCACTTTGATAAACGACATGATTCGTAAAACTTCTTACGCAATCGCTCACGAAGATCAAAGATTTATCTTCAACGGTCTTTATATGATTCCGGACGGAACTAAATTGATCTTTGTTGGAACGGATGGAAGAAGACTTTGTAAAATCGAAAGAACTCTTCCTTCTCCTTTGCAGTTTAAAGATTCCATCATCGTTCCCGCAAAAGCGATTCGCGAAATTTCTAAAATGATCGCAACCTCGGAAACCGGTAACATCGGTTTGATCGACAGTCAGATTTATGCATCCGCAAATAACATAGAATTGTTATGTAAATTGATCGAAGGAAATTTTCCGAATTACGAGCAGGTGATTCCTAAGAGCACAAAATTCTCCACAAGTATTTCCAAGGAAGAATTTCAAGTTTCCCTCAGACAGGTTTTAACTGCGGCGGAAGAACCATCCAGACAAGTAAGACTTACGTTCAGCAAAAACAATCTCAACTTGTTCGCGCAAACGTTGGGAGCTTCGGAAGCGAGTATCAACAAACCGATCGAATATTCAGGAGACGAGGTTACGATCGCGTTCAAAGGCGAATATCTCATGGATATTTTCAGATCCATCGACGACAACGAAGTTAAGATAGAATTTTCGGATTCAAGTTCTCCGGTAATTTTTAAGGATCCTTCCGATCCGGAATTTATTTCCGTAATTATGCCGATGAAGCTCTGA
- the recF gene encoding DNA replication/repair protein RecF (All proteins in this family for which functions are known are DNA-binding proteins that assist the filamentation of RecA onto DNA for the initiation of recombination or recombinational repair.), which yields MFLKQLTLQNFRSHEELSLDFDSRLIFFVGDNGEGKTNLLEAICMLSWLKSFRESEDSNLIRWGSANYFLRGRIKENQKESVLEIGFTAKPTVKRKLKFNQEEVKKRTDLIGKFITVLLTPMDLKIIEGGPAERRKFVDAFISSFDPNYLDYLLEYNKILKHRNALLKSGNADSSHLSIWDKRLIEKGVSILNKRKEIILELNSFYQINLDKLSGGRDGLELIYKPNVSDENEFIEKLARNLGRDLRLGYTSVGIHRDDLFIGAEERDITEFGSQGQKRSTVIALKAATFNYYKNVLNTTPVLLIDDVIRELDVKRREYFVDLVINAGQAFFTTTDLEGIQDYVGKLEDQKQIFLIQQGTVQSVV from the coding sequence ATGTTCTTAAAACAACTTACACTTCAAAACTTTAGAAGCCACGAAGAACTGAGCCTGGATTTTGATTCCAGGCTTATTTTTTTTGTAGGGGATAACGGAGAAGGTAAAACCAATCTTCTCGAAGCGATTTGTATGTTGTCTTGGTTGAAAAGTTTTCGGGAATCCGAAGATTCAAATCTGATTCGATGGGGTTCCGCGAATTATTTCCTTAGAGGAAGAATCAAAGAAAACCAAAAAGAATCCGTCTTGGAAATCGGATTCACCGCAAAACCAACCGTTAAAAGAAAATTAAAGTTCAATCAGGAAGAAGTAAAAAAAAGAACCGATCTGATCGGAAAGTTTATCACGGTTCTTTTGACTCCGATGGATTTGAAGATCATCGAAGGCGGCCCGGCGGAAAGAAGAAAGTTCGTGGACGCTTTTATCTCGTCTTTTGATCCGAACTATCTCGATTATTTATTAGAATATAATAAAATTTTAAAACACAGAAACGCGCTTTTGAAATCCGGAAATGCGGATTCTTCCCATCTTTCCATTTGGGATAAAAGACTGATCGAAAAGGGAGTTTCGATTCTAAACAAAAGAAAAGAAATCATTCTGGAGCTGAATTCTTTTTACCAAATCAATTTGGACAAACTTAGCGGCGGTCGAGACGGTCTCGAATTGATCTACAAACCCAACGTTTCCGATGAAAACGAATTCATCGAAAAACTCGCACGCAATTTAGGAAGAGATCTAAGGCTTGGTTATACTTCCGTTGGAATTCATAGAGACGATCTGTTTATCGGGGCGGAAGAACGGGATATTACCGAATTCGGTTCTCAGGGTCAAAAAAGAAGTACGGTGATCGCCTTGAAAGCCGCGACTTTCAATTATTATAAAAATGTTTTGAATACGACCCCAGTTTTGTTGATCGACGACGTAATCCGCGAATTGGATGTAAAACGAAGAGAATACTTCGTGGACCTTGTTATCAATGCAGGACAGGCGTTCTTTACAACGACCGACTTAGAAGGAATTCAGGATTATGTCGGTAAGCTCGAGGATCAAAAACAGATCTTCTTAATCCAACAGGGAACAGTCCAATCAGTAGTATGA
- a CDS encoding DUF721 domain-containing protein, translated as MKDDLISSKKIETAEFRSVLNQMGITEETLQEKISVHTLRNRWKEIVGPVFATHSEVNSIQFGKLRIIVSHNAYKQELLFLQNRIIRESARFLGKGTVRSIEISIGKLTASYSPSSPETKEKKGLEGKEDLIAILEKETDPEVKKRYIEILQYL; from the coding sequence ATGAAAGACGATTTGATTTCATCCAAAAAAATCGAAACCGCAGAGTTCCGTTCCGTTTTAAATCAAATGGGAATCACGGAAGAAACTCTGCAGGAAAAAATTTCGGTTCATACTTTGAGAAATCGTTGGAAAGAAATTGTAGGACCGGTGTTCGCCACACATTCCGAAGTGAATTCGATTCAATTTGGTAAGTTGAGAATCATCGTTTCCCATAATGCATACAAACAAGAGTTACTTTTTTTACAGAACAGAATCATCCGAGAGTCGGCTCGATTCTTGGGAAAAGGAACCGTTCGTTCTATAGAAATTTCCATCGGTAAACTAACCGCTTCCTATTCTCCCTCATCGCCCGAGACCAAGGAAAAAAAAGGCTTAGAAGGCAAAGAAGATTTAATCGCTATTCTTGAAAAAGAAACGGATCCCGAAGTTAAAAAACGTTACATAGAGATTCTTCAATATCTTTGA
- the gyrB gene encoding DNA topoisomerase (ATP-hydrolyzing) subunit B encodes MSQEEASYSAGQIKILEGLEAVRKRPGMYIGTQDETGLHKMVYEVVDNSVDEAMAGHCNEIRISILPDNIIEVRDNGRGIPVDIHPDKKISTIEVVMTILHAGGKFENDAYKVSGGLHGVGVSVVNALSQYLEVEVHQKGKYYTQKYEKGVPVSQVEQKGESSERGTIVRFKPDATIFTTVDFQFDVLSARFRELAFLNKGLVLIVEDRRRGSEGENLLRNEFQFSGGIVSFVEHINENKHPMHKVIHFERNKDDVLAEISIQYSETYTENIFCFTNNINNNLGGTHLEGFRAALTRTLNDFLKKDTVLAKKHPTGLSGEDVKEGLTAVISIKIPQPQFNSQTKEKLVNAEIKGIMQTLTSEGLNLFFEENPNITKKILEKCILSAKAREAARKARDLTRRKTVLEGGGLPGKLADCSEKDPALSELYLVEGDSAGGSAKQGRDRNTQAILPLKGKILNVEKARLDKILSSEEIRVLVSALGTGIGEDEFNIDKIRYHKIMIMTDADIDGSHIRTLLLTFFFRYMRPVIEKGFLYVAQPPLYLIKHGKNSTYVYSDKEKEELLKNVGTEKVVIQRYKGLGEMNPEQLWETTMDPSNRVVLKVKLDDFVEAEETFNVLMGDEVQPRKQFIEVNAAKVANLDL; translated from the coding sequence ATGAGCCAAGAAGAAGCAAGCTACAGCGCCGGTCAGATCAAGATTTTAGAGGGTCTGGAAGCTGTTAGAAAACGCCCGGGGATGTATATCGGAACCCAGGATGAAACCGGACTTCACAAAATGGTCTACGAGGTCGTGGACAATTCCGTCGACGAAGCGATGGCCGGCCATTGCAACGAAATCAGAATCAGCATTCTTCCGGATAACATCATTGAAGTAAGGGACAACGGCCGCGGGATTCCGGTCGACATTCACCCAGACAAAAAAATTTCCACAATCGAAGTCGTTATGACGATTCTCCACGCGGGTGGTAAGTTTGAAAACGACGCTTATAAGGTTTCGGGCGGTCTTCACGGGGTAGGGGTTTCCGTAGTAAACGCTCTTTCCCAATACCTCGAAGTGGAAGTTCATCAAAAAGGAAAATATTATACTCAGAAATACGAGAAAGGTGTTCCCGTTTCTCAAGTGGAACAGAAGGGAGAATCTTCGGAAAGAGGAACCATCGTTCGTTTTAAACCGGACGCTACGATTTTTACGACCGTTGATTTTCAATTCGACGTTCTTTCCGCTCGCTTTAGAGAATTAGCATTTTTGAATAAAGGTCTCGTCCTCATCGTGGAAGACCGCAGACGCGGCTCCGAAGGGGAGAATCTACTTAGAAACGAATTTCAGTTTTCAGGCGGGATCGTTTCTTTCGTGGAGCACATCAACGAGAACAAACATCCAATGCACAAGGTGATTCACTTTGAGCGAAACAAAGACGATGTTTTGGCCGAAATCTCGATTCAATATTCCGAAACTTATACCGAAAACATATTCTGTTTTACGAATAACATCAACAACAACCTCGGTGGAACTCACTTAGAAGGATTTCGCGCGGCGCTTACAAGAACATTAAACGACTTTCTAAAAAAAGATACGGTTCTTGCGAAGAAACATCCAACCGGTCTTTCCGGTGAAGACGTCAAGGAAGGTTTGACCGCGGTCATCTCCATTAAAATTCCACAACCTCAGTTCAATTCTCAGACAAAAGAGAAATTGGTAAACGCCGAGATCAAAGGAATTATGCAAACCTTAACTTCCGAAGGTTTGAATTTGTTCTTCGAAGAAAATCCGAACATCACCAAAAAGATATTAGAAAAATGTATTCTTTCCGCGAAGGCGAGAGAAGCGGCTCGTAAAGCGAGAGATCTTACGAGAAGAAAAACCGTTCTCGAAGGTGGTGGACTTCCGGGTAAACTCGCCGACTGTTCCGAAAAAGATCCCGCTCTTTCCGAACTTTATCTGGTCGAGGGTGATTCCGCGGGCGGTTCCGCAAAACAAGGAAGAGATAGAAATACTCAGGCCATTCTTCCTTTGAAAGGAAAAATTCTGAACGTGGAAAAGGCGAGATTGGATAAGATTCTTTCCAGCGAAGAAATTCGTGTTTTGGTTTCCGCGCTTGGAACCGGAATCGGCGAGGACGAATTCAATATCGATAAGATTCGATATCATAAAATTATGATTATGACGGATGCGGATATCGACGGTTCTCACATTCGCACGCTGCTTCTTACATTCTTTTTTCGTTATATGCGTCCCGTAATCGAAAAAGGTTTTCTCTACGTTGCGCAACCTCCTTTGTATTTGATCAAACACGGAAAAAATTCCACGTACGTTTATTCGGATAAGGAAAAGGAAGAATTACTGAAAAACGTAGGAACGGAAAAAGTTGTGATTCAACGTTACAAAGGTCTCGGTGAAATGAACCCGGAACAACTTTGGGAAACTACGATGGATCCTTCCAATAGAGTCGTTCTAAAAGTTAAGTTGGACGACTTTGTAGAAGCCGAAGAAACATTTAACGTTCTTATGGGCGATGAAGTTCAACCGAGAAAACAATTCATAGAAGTGAACGCGGCTAAGGTAGCCAACCTGGATCTTTGA